TGTCTTTTGGCTCATAGCCCTTCATCATGGTGATCTACTAAATGATCCAGACATCACACCTTGCGTTGACAATGTCCATTCTTTCACAGGAGCCTTTTTGTTCTCCCTTGAGACCCAAACCACCATAGGATACGGTTATCGCTGTGTTACTGAAGAATGCTCTGTGGCAGTGCTCATGGTGATCCTCCAGTCCATCTTAAGTTGCATCATAAACACCTTTATCATTGGAGCTGCCTTGGCCAAAATGGCAACTGCTCGAAAGAGAGCCCAAACCATTCGTTTCAGCTACTTTGCACTTATAGGCATGAGGGATGGGAAGCTTTGTCTCATGTGGCGCATTGGTGATTTTCGGCCAAACCACGTGGTAGAAGGAACAGTTAGAGCCCAACTTCTTCGTTACACAGAAGATAGTGAAGGGAGGATGATGATGGCATTTAAAGACCTCAAGTTAGTCAATGACCAGATTATCCTGGTCACTCCAGTAACTATTGTCCATGAGATTGACCATGAGAGCCCTCTGTATGCCCTTGACCGCAAAGCAGTCGCCAAAGATAACTTTGAGATTTTGGTGACATTTATCTACACTGGTGATTCCACTGGAACATCTCACCAATCTAGAAGCTCCTATGTTCCCCGAGAAATTCTCTGGGGCCATAGGTTTAATGATGTCTTGGAAGTTAAGAGGAAGTATTATAAAGTGAACTGCTTACAGTTTGAAGGAAGTGTGGAAGTCTATGCCCCCTTTTGCAGTGCCAAGCAACTGGACTGGAAAGACCAGCAGCTCCACATAGAGAAAGCACCACCAGTTCGAGGATCCTGCACATCAGACACCAAGGCAAGACGAAGGTCATTTAGTGCAGTTGCCATTGTTAGCAGTTGTGAAAACCCTGAGGAAACCACCACTTCTGCCACACCTGAGTATAGGGAACCACCTTATCAGAAAGCTCTCCTGACTTTAAACAGGATCTCTGTGGAATCCCAAATGTAGTTCTAAATTGTGATTATGAAGGCGACCACTAGATCATTTTATCTTCCAGCCAGTCACCATAGACAAGTCATTGTAAACGTGGCTTCTTTTTTGAAAAACGTGGTATAGCTATGTTTTATGATGATGCTGGGTAAGTAGAGTAAGTTAAACTTGGTAAAAGATAATCTAAAAATTCCATAGCTctcaattattaaatattttctggttaGCCAATTTTGTATTAAGAATGCTATTAAGAAGCCTAATtgattaaaatttatcttttttatcttaTATGTTTGTATCTTCAGTTGGAGGTATAGTATTCAAAAATGGGGAatgaaggcaggaaggaggctggaataaataaaaataaaatgacaatgaaaccagcataaataatacatgtttaaatATGTCAGCATTGATAATGCTATGAAGATTTCCTATAAAAAGTATCATATGTAACCAGGATATGCAAAAGATACTTTGAGTAAGCTGTGATGTTGAGACACATAACTGTGAGATCAGCTTACCAGTTTAAGTCACCAGGCTGCCTCTTGGACTGTCTTGGTTTCAGCAAGCATAGTGAGTGGCTGTAACAAATTGTCCATGCCTCCAATTCCACTGCCACTTGCCAGTGAGTGATCAATGGGTGCTAGAAGCTATGTTTTCTCTAACCGATGAGGCAGAAAAAAAGTTGACAGTATTTAGAGCAGCATTTCTCTCTTAAATTCCCTGGTTGATTCCAACAAATAGAGAGCAGAAACAAGGCAACCATGACTTTTCCAGGTTTTCTGAGAAGGGGATTTTCTATGTTCATGTCCCACTTTCTTCCAGAACGTGACCAAGGGACAAGATCATACAGATGAAGTGAGGGGATGGTTAGCAGTGATAAACAGTCTCAGATACTTGGAGAGAAACTGTTGCTAGTTTGCTGGTCCCAAAAGATTGCAACTTTGGCTGCTACATAAAGAATAGAAACCTTTTCCGGGGAAGGTGGAGAGGGAGATAATTATTTGTGCCCATAAGCAGTTATGTATTCTTCCTGTCTTGGTTACCGTATAAGACACAAATGATTGAGCTGGATTGCAGGAAACCCCACTATTGAACTTGGAACAACCATTTAAATGAAGGAATTTGTGAGATAGAATTTAATTAAACTGATTTTAATGCACAATAAGTGGAGAATCTGAGTACAATGaagtttctttaattttagaacataAGTTTGTATACTCTATTTTCATGTTAAAAGATGTTAATCATGATCACTTTAAGCCCACATCCACTGGCCTGTGAGTAAAGAGTCACTTTAAACTTTCTGAATCAAAGAGATATTAGGTATATTTAGGAACATtcagaattatttgtattttgtttctgttttatgttGTTGCTGCACTGGAAATTAGTACGTGCCacagtttatttgtttattttatttaagtacctgcacacagacacatacacacagtgtttgctttttctggaaaatacttctttttctctctctccatttaaattaaaacacacaaGTAAATGAACTGAATTACATAGTTCaagattataaataaaagtaaaatatatagttATAGGTATGTAgagtgcttttctgttttcttttcttttctgttttgcacATGTGCAATCTTTTATTCCTCTTGTTTTATGGATAAGAGATTTGTTCAGGTCAAAAGTTGCAAAACTCTTCTGAAGCTTAATATTAGAGACCCAAGTAATGATCGTTTTTAGTCTTGTTTGAGGAACgtaaactccatttaaaaaattatgcacaCTGTAGATTTGGATTTTACAGCAGCAATTACTTGGCTAAATAAGAGTACTGCAATATTGTAAGTAGAAAATAGCCACcaagacaataaacaaaaatgttttaaaacttttttagtCTGTTTTACCTACATCTAGTTTCATTTCACCTTGCTTTGTTGACTCTGTTACCACTGACATTTGCCTTGTCAGTATCAGAATGGGAGCATCAGTGCCCCGTGAAATACATTTTGTTGTGCTATGAGCCTCTATACACAAACGCTTGTACTTGGAAGACAATATAAAGTCAGCATTTCTATGTAATATTTATCTCTAATTTTCTGCGTAATTTTATGATATACTTTGATACCCCCAATGACTTACTTAATAATAAAGatcttaaaataatgcaaaaagtgTGTGCACATACCTATTTTCTCTGGTATAAGTTCTCTTTGCTGATGTGGTCAGCATTGGGCATAGTACACCAAAAATAAGAATGCTTCTTCATATAAATAGAACCTAGGCAGCATTGTAAagcatttttgtgggtttttttttttttttttttttaacagcttggAGAACAGGTGTATCTGAAATAAAGATCAGTTGCTTCTGTAAGTATCACAAGCATGTTCTATGTTAAACGGCAAATCTAGTTTCAAATGCCCTGCAAATAATGAGAAGTcggttgaatattttttcttaggcCATCTACCTTTTCCCCCAAAATGAAAGtattaaatgaatttaattagatttaaaaaaaagcaaattgtggCATCAAGATATTGCTCCAGCGTGTGTTACAGTTTCTGAACAGGGCCCTGGAGAAATGAGTAAGactagagagagagaagaaaatcttgTTTTCATGTGCCGCCAGATTAGTTGAGTATTATCAAGTGATTTATGCAGCAATTTAATCCCCACAATAACATAGTCAGGtggatatttttaatttccatttgattGACTCTCCAATTACCTTCTTTTCCCTAACAAATTCCTAAAGGGAAAACAATGTACTcaggtaaacaaacaaacaaacagctgtATTTCCAGTCCCAGTGGAAGTTGCTGGAGGATACGGTTAACTGGAATAGTTGTGCCACATGAGATGGTAGCAGGAATCTTTGGGTGTGGCTTTTATGAAAGCTTTTAAGCTGACTTGGCTGGCACGAGCCCCTTTACGCTCCCTGCTCATCCTTCCCTCCATCTGGACCTCTAACTTGGTAGCTTACGCTCTTGAGGCCACCTTGTAAGGATGCAAATCAAGGATAACCCCTACCAGGGAAAACAGAAAGTATTGGAAAGGCTGCAGCCCTAGATTGCATATGTCCAAATGTCTTTTCCATGAGTGAAAATAAATACGATTTCTAATTGACACAGTGAGCAATACGTCTAAGGGAAATTATCCAGGAAGCCAggatagtaagaaaaaaaaaaaaaaatatatatatatatatatatacacgacCTAGGTCTAACTTGTGCTTGTCCATGACAGTTGACGGAATCGGTGACTGGAAACAGCGTGCTTTCAAAGGAATTGACGAAATGCCACTGTTGTAAGACACAAAGGTATTGCTGTGGTGAAATGACTTTGTTAAAAGGATTGACCAGGCCTGCTGCTCCTTTGCTTCTTTCTCCCCGCCACAcgcccccctcccacccccggCATAACTacattctgtgttttatttgggACTCTCACTAGGGTTAATGGTCTAAAATTCACAAAAACTAGGATAAAGCAGGCACTGCACAACTTGGGCAAAAAATAAAACTCCGTTAATGTCATCTCAGACCCCCATCCCTCACCGAGACTAAATGGTGTCAACTTAGAATATCTGAGAGGAGTTTAGATACACACCAAGGAatccagatttttctttaaatatttgtatttcattatttctgaGTTGGCCAGGACATGTGCTGAGTGGAGTCTCTAGGccatttttatgtaaatgatgAGGCACCAGATTCTCCTCAGTTTAATATATTCTACCTGTTAGTCTTGTCAATTGCAAGCCTTGATTCTTCGTTCTGAATGTTCTGCAAGGCACGTGCAAAGTCCTGTGTCTTTTAAGGTAAgctttgcatgtggatatctagaCACCACACCTATTCACCCGCCGTACTCTATAAATCACAAAGCCGTGACTCAATTCCAAAATCAGCGTggcctctcactctctctctcggtctcactttcatttttaaaggagcaGTATGACCCAGACTCTCGAGAAGAGAGCTTTTGGCTCCACATGCAAGACGCAAGTTGGCGTTAACACagaacacacagacagacagattaTGCAGCAGGGAAGTACTTGGTAAATTCTTTGCAAATGTTCCCTTAGATAGGAggtctttgaaaacaaaaactagtAACCGAGACTCAGTTCAGATAAATCTGTGGGTAGACAGCAAGTAAGGTCCCCTACAAGGGATATTCTCCTGAAAAGACATAATCATAATGCTGCCCAGAAACCATCCTTGGTCTGCGTTACTTTGAAGCTTTTCTTCAATAAGAAAAACCTTATCTACCAGTAAATTCCCAAGTGTTTCTTTCGCTGCTCTCGGTTTCCCAAAGCAACTGAACACGCTCCTCTTATGACTGTGCGGTTGGGTCATGAGATTTGGCTTGGAGTAAGCAGCCTCTTGCCTCATCCTGCCACCCTGTGCTTCTTTCCTTGGAAATGTCCATGCTTGTGGTTTAGGATTCTCTGTGCAGACTTTTGAGACTTACGTCGACACCTCTACATGTTTTGAAATTCAATAGATTCAGTTGCTGAGTACCTAGCAGGGaccatagaaaagaacaaaaataaaatgaataaaatcaacaGCTTTTTGCTGTTGGGTCTCATCGATTTATTctactttataaacactgtaacATAAAAGGATACCATGTCTAGGGTCTGCCTGCTGTCCCAAGAAAAAGCAGCTGGACCGAGATGGAGAGTCTTCTGAATAAGTAAGGCAATCTGTGCTGGGTAATCACTCATCTCAGGCCCGGAATGGAAACTCCGGGGACACTTAAGGCTGCAGAGAAACAGgttaattatttaaagtatttcagCAAGCCCGATGGATGAAAACTCAAACAAATAGATTAAGTCTTGCTAAATTACATagccaaagaattttttttctctatgctaTCATTTACCACAAGGGCCTATAAAAGGTCTTTAATCACTGTCTAAGTAACTTGAACTTGAAATAGAAAGGGCCCCTGGAGATTTAGTCACTGTGAAAACTCCTTTACAGCAAGTTATCAGAAATCTTCAAATTTCCACATAAAATACTTCAGTCACATGCAATACTCACTGTGGTTAAATGCCCTTTATTTGAATTAGAAGCACATGTTGAAGATCAATTATTTACTGTGCTGCTGGTTGATTCTTTCTGACACTAGTTGGCCTGGGGAAGAGAGGCTAGTCATAGGGGCTGGTTTAAGGACAGAGCTAGCCTCCTCCAGCTGCCAATTCCAGAACCAATGATTTTTAGGACGTCAGGGGCCTATCAGCTCATTTAATCAGATCCCTTTTTATGTAGGAGGAAACCTCCAACTCTGGAGTTATGTGCATAAACAGTGATAGacagggagggacagagaagaaaacataattacCCATGACCAACCCAGGGCAATAAGCAGTCCTGACGCTGCGAAGGTTGAAATATTGCTGTTTTGTAATCACAAATGATCATTGCAAGACCCTTTGTTAAAGAGAAAGCCAGTATTTTCTACAAGTACTACTGATTATTAAGTATTTAAagaagtggctgggcacagtggctcacacctgtaaacctagccttttgggaggccgaagtgggtggatcacctgaggtcaggagttcaagaccagcctggccaacatggtgaaaccacgtctctagtaaaaaatacaaaaattagcctcacgtggtggcacacgcctgcaatcccagctactcggttggctgaggaaggagaatcactggaacccaggaggcagaggctgcagtgagctgagactgcaccgctgcacttcagcctggttgacagagcgagactccatctcacccATGCACAAAAAAGTATTTAGAGAAGCTGggaatgcaaaaaaattaaaaagtgtggGAGGCAGCTGGTAAGAGCCAAGATAAAGGAAGATAAACTTCTCCAACATGTACACAAACGacaatgattgaattaaaaaaaaaaaaaaacaaaaaggttacACCTTTTCAGGGAAATGCTAATGTACAGTGAGGCACACCTATGTACACTGATTTACTGCCACCAAGCTTTTACCTTGGAAGAAGAAACATTTAGTCCTTTGGCAGGGCCACCCTTAAGGAATAAACAAACACAAGGAAcagcagggttttttgtttgtttgtttcccttaAATGGACTTGCTCCCTTCTTGAAACAAGGGCTCTAAAGAAAACAGTACAACCTGAGAGAATCACACAGACTTGGGCTGGATACAGCTACTTATTAACTGTGCCACCTGGAGCAACTGAGCTGGTGTCTCTGATTCTCAGTTTCCTTAGCTATAGATTTCCTTGCTGTATTAAGCTAAAAATTTAAGGGTACAGAATTAAGAATCAGCTGCCTAAgtatggattcttgctctgttgccgattggagtgcagtggtgcaatctcggctcactgcaacctctgcctcccgggttcaagcaatactcctgcctcagcctccctagtagccatgttggccagggtggtctcaaactcctgacctcagatgatccgcctgtcttgtcctcccgaagtgctgggattacaggcatgagccaccacaccccacctagTTCTACTACTTTCTTACTGTGTGACTTTGCACAATttactttacctctctgggcCCAAGTTTTCTCAACtgagaagtaaagaaaataacagtACCCATCTTACAATTGTTGAAAGGGttagtgagaaaatatttataaggcCCTTAGAAGGATGTCTAGCACATAATGAATGATAATACAGTGTAGGCAATTAATACTGCCAGCAGCAAATTCGTCTCTTTTTGTGTTTCATCAATTTACATTCCTTAACTTTTAACATTGACTTAATCAAAGAAACAAacgaaaaattaaaaagtagaaatgatgGAAAGATTTGGcagaaaacatataaattattcCCAATCCAAGTGTAAATAGTTTCTGTACTATCTGACCAAAATTACTTTGGATGATTTATATCACACATCCTTTTCATTGTGTGAGGCATGAGTGTAAGGGTCACTgccaagtttaaaatgaggatactgaggccagtataagaaaattaaatgccaatttattcagctcccaggcgagGTTCTATGTTCCTGGGGAAAGGGACCAGAGAAGTGGCACTGACTTCCTGGGGTgtggggtttttatggctaggaggacCGAGCAACAGCTGGGTTCTCTGATTGGGTCCAGCGGAGCAGGATTGAGACAGGGCAGGCCGCTACTGGTTGGTGGGTTGTTGGGCGGGTTTCCCAGTGTGAGAGCTGGCGAGGGTTGCATTAGccggagccttccaggggagccctgcggcagagctaggtgcctagtgcagagcctggtgctgggtgcagagtcaggtgctgagtgcagaggtgggtgtgtctgGCCTCTGAGGCAGCCGGCCTTACCATGAGCATTCAGTAAAATACAGTTTTGAGAATAAAATACTACCCTACTCAGATACACCTAAGGCTTAGTGAATAGCACCAAACAGAAATCAAACTGGATATAATACAGGATAATCCTCCTGCATTATCTACTTACTGGGAATTAAATTAAAGCTGTTTCCAAAAGTTCTTAAATGCTTCATCTCATAAtaacatgtgttattttcaaaatgtttaacatGTTCCGGTTATATTGGAGGAGTCCTGAGAGGAGCAGGCTTATCATCCCAAAATAACTTATCACCACTCAAGTAAGCTGCTGGTCTTTGAATATGAAAAACCTCATCGGCCTGTGATGTGTTGGTggaccccacagaaataaaaacttcccAGAAAGCAGAACTACACCTGATGATGGCAAAGAAGAGGTACATTGAGGACATTTGAGATGGGAGAAGAACAattcctctttttctctaatgTGTGACATACGTTGTAGGAAGATCATGGTTTAATCAGGCAGAAGTGGATTCAAATTCCAGGTGTGCCCCTTGGCAGCTGTATGAACTTGGGTAATTTTCTGATTGCCACTAAGCCTTAGTTTCTTTACGAGTGTAATTGGAGCTAATAATATTTACTTGTGGGCTTTCTTAGTCCATGTTGTGCtgcttataacaaaataccaacaACGGATTAGCttgtaatgaacagaaatttactggctcaaagttctggaggctaggcAGTTTAAGAGACAGACTTCCAGTTGTATCATCCCATGGTAGAAGGTGGAAAGACAAGAGAGGgtaagagagaggagaaagatgaCAAAATCTCCCTTTCACAACGAATCCACTCCTGTGATAAAGACATTAGTATGGACTAATGCCTTTATCCGTTACCTTCATggtctaatcacctcttaaagtttTCACCTCTTAATAACTCTTACAACGACAATTCAGTTTCtccatgagttttggagggaacaaacattcaaactaCTTACTGTATGGGGTAATTGTGAAAACTATATTAGGATTCCTTATacacaaatgcatatatatgaacataaatataaatctatGTGTGTATGctcatatacatgtatatatatatgtatagacacacacatcTAATTATCTTGCAGACAGGAGCTATTCAGTAAATGaatattctttgttttccatAAATATTAGTAATAGGAATGTGAAAGCAAAAGCATTATTAGGTGTAGGATAGTAATGCTCTGCTAATtatcaaacaatttaaaaaattatgttttcatctTGATATGGTGGTTGAGGTATTAGGTCATATTCTCTTCCTACTCCCAAGTTTTCCATCTCAGGGCAGCCATTAATGAACTGGGGCTTGGGGGGAATTAACCTCCTTGGTCCACTATTTCTGAACATTTATGACATGGAAGTTCTTTAAATTCCTTTATGGTTATTTACAGTAACAAAATGTGATAATTTTTCCTCACTCTACTTTTAGccctaatttttgttgttgttggctcataatgcttttatttcattGGCATATTACTGTGTTCTAAATATGATCTAAATGTTTCTGTCCCTGACAAACTCACATGTTGAAATACTAagcccccaaggtgatggtatccAGAGGTGTGGTCTTTGGAAAGTGATAAGCTCATGGGGATAGAGTCTTCATGAGTAAAATTAGTGCCCTTTTGGAAGAGGCCTGAGAGAGACCACTCACCCCTTCTACGCTGCAGaaacacagtgagaagatggTGTCTCTGACCCGAAAAGCAGACTCTTactagacactgaatctgccttGATATTGGACTGTCAATTCTCCGGAACTGTAAGAAGTGAATTTCTATTGCTGATAAGCCATCTAGTTTATGGCATTCCATCGTAGCAGACTGAATAGGGTaaggtacatacatattttagtGCAGTGTTTTCTATTCTCATAATTACTGTACCATCTGAATTTAGCTGGAAAGTTCCAATTTTAGAATACTTTGTGCTGCTTTAAAAACCTTTCTTTAATATACAACTAACTGTGATGTACATTTTATACATCCCAGGATGATAATTTGACAATTCAGTTAaagtaatatttgttgaatttagtTTTCTTCGGCTCTTACTTCCCTTTTCTAAAATTGGGTCTATTTTAAACCGGAAAATTTAAGCCATGTAAAAACATCACAAAATTTGATTTCAAAAAAGACAAGATATTGCTTTTACGATTGTAATGGCGGGAAGCAAGTAGCACCATAAAAAAATGTAATCGCTGTGGTAGAACACTAAAATTCTAATGGGGTCACCTTACACTCATGACATAAACTAATAAAAGGCATCATACATGTTATTTGCAAAATGCCAAAATTCTTAATCTAGGTAAGTTTGGA
This is a stretch of genomic DNA from Saimiri boliviensis isolate mSaiBol1 chromosome 17, mSaiBol1.pri, whole genome shotgun sequence. It encodes these proteins:
- the KCNJ16 gene encoding inward rectifier potassium channel 16, producing MSYYGSSYHIVNVDAKYPGYPPEHIIAEKRRARRRLLHKDGSCNVYFKHIFGEWGSYVVDIFTTLVDTKWRHMFVIFSLSYILSWLIFGSVFWLIALHHGDLLNDPDITPCVDNVHSFTGAFLFSLETQTTIGYGYRCVTEECSVAVLMVILQSILSCIINTFIIGAALAKMATARKRAQTIRFSYFALIGMRDGKLCLMWRIGDFRPNHVVEGTVRAQLLRYTEDSEGRMMMAFKDLKLVNDQIILVTPVTIVHEIDHESPLYALDRKAVAKDNFEILVTFIYTGDSTGTSHQSRSSYVPREILWGHRFNDVLEVKRKYYKVNCLQFEGSVEVYAPFCSAKQLDWKDQQLHIEKAPPVRGSCTSDTKARRRSFSAVAIVSSCENPEETTTSATPEYREPPYQKALLTLNRISVESQM